One stretch of Caldilineales bacterium DNA includes these proteins:
- a CDS encoding ammonium transporter, translating to MFERPWRRVLFPFAVLTLVMLAFSSIASAQTTEPPSNDELATAINIMWMLIAGFLIFFMQAGFALVETGFTRAKNVAHTMMMNMMVFCVGAIGYWLVGFALQFGAVNFTYPAVGAAAAWAHSPVTLGDWSGLLATPLLRFGQFGILGGSGFALGGLTASGILAFFIFQMVFMDTAATIPTGSMAERLKWPGFILMGLWVSMFIYPLAGNWVWGGGWLQNLGRSLGLGNGAVDFAGSGVVHMVGGSLALVGAIVIGPRIGRFNKDGSANAMPGHNIPMGILGTIILFFGWFGFNPGSSLSFIGAGRDLAVLAAVNTLLAGAAGAISAMTYMWAFGPTKRPDPGLSVNGLLAGLVAITAPCAFVSPLSAVVIGLVAGVLVCFATFALEKLRIDDPVGAAPVHLVNGVWGLLAVGIFANGNPATAGWNGVATPVTGLLYGGSGQMAAQFLEIVAIFATVGGLSYVFFRVVNALKLLRSAPADELAGLDIPEMGAPGYTSVDVLMHGGRLIPQMPGKARVSATGVSAS from the coding sequence ATGTTCGAACGACCCTGGCGACGGGTGCTGTTCCCGTTTGCCGTCCTCACCCTGGTCATGCTGGCGTTCAGCAGCATCGCTTCGGCCCAAACTACCGAACCGCCCAGCAACGATGAGCTGGCGACAGCGATCAATATCATGTGGATGCTGATCGCCGGCTTCCTCATCTTCTTCATGCAGGCGGGCTTCGCCCTGGTCGAGACCGGTTTCACTCGCGCCAAGAATGTGGCCCACACGATGATGATGAACATGATGGTGTTCTGCGTTGGCGCCATCGGCTATTGGCTGGTCGGCTTCGCCTTGCAGTTTGGCGCCGTCAACTTCACCTATCCGGCGGTTGGCGCCGCGGCCGCGTGGGCGCATTCGCCCGTGACCCTGGGCGACTGGTCGGGCCTGTTGGCCACGCCCTTGCTCCGCTTTGGACAATTCGGCATCCTGGGCGGCAGCGGTTTCGCCCTGGGTGGTCTGACGGCCAGTGGCATCCTGGCCTTCTTCATCTTCCAGATGGTGTTCATGGACACGGCCGCCACCATCCCCACCGGCTCGATGGCCGAGCGCCTGAAGTGGCCGGGCTTCATTCTCATGGGCTTGTGGGTCAGCATGTTCATTTATCCGCTGGCGGGCAACTGGGTGTGGGGCGGCGGCTGGTTGCAGAACCTGGGCCGGAGCCTGGGCCTGGGCAACGGCGCCGTCGATTTCGCTGGTTCGGGCGTGGTGCATATGGTCGGCGGGTCGCTCGCCCTGGTGGGGGCCATTGTCATCGGGCCGCGCATCGGGCGTTTCAACAAGGACGGCTCGGCCAATGCCATGCCCGGCCACAACATCCCCATGGGCATCCTGGGCACGATCATCCTTTTCTTCGGCTGGTTCGGCTTCAATCCCGGTTCGTCGCTCAGCTTCATCGGCGCCGGGCGCGACCTGGCCGTGCTGGCTGCCGTCAATACACTGTTGGCGGGCGCGGCCGGCGCCATTTCGGCCATGACCTATATGTGGGCCTTCGGCCCCACTAAACGGCCCGACCCCGGTCTGTCGGTCAACGGCCTGCTGGCCGGGCTGGTGGCGATCACGGCTCCCTGCGCCTTCGTCTCGCCGCTTTCGGCTGTGGTCATCGGCCTGGTGGCGGGAGTCTTGGTCTGTTTTGCCACTTTCGCGCTGGAGAAGCTGCGCATCGATGACCCGGTGGGCGCGGCGCCGGTGCATCTGGTCAATGGCGTCTGGGGTTTGCTGGCGGTGGGCATCTTCGCCAACGGCAACCCGGCCACGGCCGGCTGGAACGGCGTAGCCACGCCGGTGACGGGCCTGCTGTATGGCGGCTCTGGCCAGATGGCGGCGCAGTTCCTGGAGATCGTAGCCATTTTCGCTACCGTCGGCGGCCTGAGCTATGTCTTCTTCCGGGTGGTGAACGCGCTCAAGCTGCTGCGCTCGGCCCCGGCTGATGAACTGGCCGGCCTGGACATCCCCGAGATGGGCGCACCCGGCTACACCTCGGTGGATGTGCTCATGCACGGTGGCCGCCTCATCCCGCAGATGCCGGGCAAAGCGCGTGTATCGGCCACAGGCGTTTCGGCAAGCTGA